In the genome of Triticum urartu cultivar G1812 chromosome 5, Tu2.1, whole genome shotgun sequence, one region contains:
- the LOC125509089 gene encoding UDP-glucose 4-epimerase 4-like, with translation MAVNGAANGSSAANGSSGPTRTVLVTGGAGYIGSHAVLQLLAAGFRAVVVDSLENSSELAVRRVAALAGDHARNLSFHKVDIRDEDALDAVFASTRFDAVIHFAGLKAVGESVQKPLFYYDHNIAGTINLLKVMAAHECKKLVFSSSAAVYGSPKNSPCTEEFPLLPHNPYGRTKLMAEEICRDIYRSDSEWRIILLRYFNPVGAHPSGYLGEDPRGVPNNLMPYVQQVAVGRRPSVTIFGNNYATKDGTGVRDYIHVLDLAEGHIAALRKLFDSSSNIGCEPYNLGTGKGTSVLEIVNAFEKASGKKIPLVIGQRRPGDAEILFAGTGKAERELNWKAKYGITEMCRDQWNWASKNPYGYGSPDSTKQNGSNSH, from the exons ATGGCGGTGAACGGGGCGGCCAACGGGTCGTCGGCGGCCAACGGGTCCTCGGGGCCGACCAGGACCGTGCTCGTGACCGGCGGGGCGGGCTACATCGGCAGCCACGCCGTGCTGCAGCTACTCGCCGCGGGCTTCCGCGCCGTCGTCGTCGACAGCCTCGAGAACTCCTCCGAGCTCGCCGTCCGCCGCGTCGCCGCGCTCGCCGGGGACCACGCGCGGAACCTCTCCTTCCACAAG GTTGATATCCGTGACGAGGATGCACTGGACGCTGTTTTTGCTTCCACAAG ATTTGATGCTGTTATTCACTTTGCTGGACTGAAAGCTGTCGGTGAAAGTGTACAGAAGCCATTGTTTTACTATGACCATAACATTGCTGGCACAATTAATCTTTTGAAAGTCATGGCAGCCCATGAATGCAAGAAG TTGGTGTTCTCATCATCAGCTGCAGTTTATGGATCACCTAAGAACTCACCCTGCACAGAGGAGTTTCCTCTCCTTCCGCACAATCCATATGGCAGAACCAAG CTTATGGCTGAGGAGATATGCCGTGATATATACCGGTCAGATTCTGAGTGGAGAATCATTTTACTTAGGTACTTCAACCCGGTTGGGGCTCACCCCAGTGGATACCTTGGTGAAGACCCACGTGGAGTTCCAAACAACCTTATGCCCTACGTTCAGCAAGTTGCTGTTGGGAGGAGGCCGTCAGTGACAATCTTTGGAAATAACTATGCAACTAAAGATGGGACCGGG GTACGAGATTATATTCATGTGCTTGATCTTGCTGAGGGGCATATTGCTGCACTACGGAAGCTTTTTGATAGTTCGTCTAACATAG GATGTGAACCATACAACCTTGGGACTGGAAAGGGGACGTCAGTGTTGGAGATAGTCAATGCATTCGAGAAGGCTTCTGGAAAG AAAATCCCGCTGGTCATCGGTCAGCGCCGCCCTGGTGATGCCGAGATTCTCTTTGCAGGAACTGGTAAAGCAGAGAGAGAACTCAACTGGAA AGCGAAGTATGGCATCACGGAGATGTGCAGGGACCAGTGGAACTGGGCTAGCAAGAACCCTTACGGGTATGGGTCACCCGACTCAACCAAGCAGAACGGTAGCAATTCACACTGA